From the genome of Streptomyces sp. NBC_01260, one region includes:
- a CDS encoding ABC transporter permease encodes MSAAGWAAADSWTMTRRELAHWARQPVQVVVGLVFPVMLLLMFNYLVGGGRGVEGDTAEYLVPGMLALTMAFGLESTMLAVTRDLDKGVVDRFRSMPMVSGAVLVGRSVADMLQSVAALAVMTAVGYAMGWRWHDGPAAALGAVGLLLLLRFAMLWLGILLALVAGRPEMVQAVQILVWPVGFLSNVFAAPESMPGWLGAVVEWNPMSATATAVRGLFGNPGGGGDSWAAAHAGLLAVLWPLALLAVFLPLAVRRFARLSH; translated from the coding sequence ATGAGTGCGGCGGGCTGGGCGGCGGCCGATTCCTGGACCATGACCCGGCGCGAACTGGCGCACTGGGCACGGCAGCCGGTGCAGGTCGTCGTGGGTCTGGTCTTCCCCGTGATGCTCCTGCTGATGTTCAACTACCTGGTCGGCGGCGGCCGGGGCGTCGAGGGCGACACCGCCGAGTACCTGGTGCCCGGCATGCTCGCGCTCACCATGGCCTTCGGCCTGGAGTCGACCATGCTCGCGGTCACCCGGGACCTCGACAAGGGGGTCGTCGACCGGTTCCGCTCGATGCCGATGGTCTCCGGCGCGGTGCTGGTCGGCCGGTCCGTCGCGGACATGCTCCAGTCGGTGGCCGCGCTGGCCGTGATGACCGCGGTGGGGTACGCGATGGGCTGGCGCTGGCACGACGGGCCGGCCGCGGCGCTGGGGGCGGTGGGGCTGCTCCTGCTGCTGAGGTTCGCGATGCTGTGGCTCGGCATCCTGCTGGCGCTGGTGGCCGGGCGGCCGGAAATGGTGCAAGCGGTACAGATCCTGGTCTGGCCGGTCGGCTTCCTCTCCAACGTGTTCGCGGCGCCGGAGTCGATGCCGGGGTGGCTGGGCGCGGTCGTCGAGTGGAACCCGATGTCGGCGACGGCCACGGCGGTGCGCGGACTGTTCGGCAACCCGGGCGGCGGCGGGGACTCCTGGGCCGCCGCCCACGCCGGGCTCCTCGCGGTGCTCTGGCCCTTGGCGCTGCTCGCGGTGTTCCTCCCACTGGCCGTGCGGCGGTTCGCGCGGCTGAGCCACTGA
- a CDS encoding DUF2786 domain-containing protein, with the protein MEPVIDQAFAAALYSDGDAGLDTGASLLAADPAADAELLRRGEEFVRRAWERGWLPADVVRVVRRELDERGAGLTAGLITSEVRRYERLPPRWQSQLDELPPGVPPGRPDRFSYACELLGLYRLLLRLPAIEPVGPPPGAPRDGLRLPPAHDEPRMLTRIRALLAKAEATGFPEEAEALTTKAQELMARHSIDEALLAARSHSSRAPGACRIGVDAPYETAKAILLDAVASANRCRAVWNSDLGFSTVVGFEPDLEAVELLHTSLLVQGTVAMTRAEAGQRAGGRKRTKTFRQSFLMAYAQRLGRRLADGTARATAAADAEGAAAGPSAAADPGLLPVLAARDMAVTDTAERMFPQTTTTRVRGATDPDGWIHGTAAADRARMGADAPEISD; encoded by the coding sequence ATGGAACCGGTGATCGACCAGGCATTCGCGGCCGCCCTCTACTCGGACGGCGACGCCGGTCTCGACACCGGCGCCTCCCTCCTCGCCGCCGATCCGGCGGCCGACGCCGAGCTGCTGCGGCGCGGCGAGGAGTTCGTCCGGCGCGCCTGGGAGCGCGGCTGGCTGCCCGCCGATGTCGTGCGGGTCGTCCGTCGCGAACTCGACGAGCGCGGGGCCGGTCTGACCGCCGGGCTGATCACCTCGGAGGTCCGGCGGTACGAGCGGCTGCCGCCCCGCTGGCAGTCCCAGCTGGACGAGCTGCCGCCGGGGGTGCCGCCGGGCCGGCCCGATCGGTTCTCGTACGCCTGCGAACTTCTCGGGCTGTACCGGCTGCTCCTGCGGCTGCCCGCCATCGAACCCGTCGGGCCCCCGCCCGGTGCGCCGCGCGACGGGCTGCGCCTGCCGCCCGCGCACGACGAACCCCGCATGCTGACCCGCATCCGGGCGCTGCTGGCCAAGGCGGAGGCGACCGGGTTCCCCGAGGAGGCGGAGGCGCTCACCACCAAGGCGCAGGAGCTGATGGCCCGGCACAGCATCGACGAGGCGCTGCTCGCCGCCCGTTCGCACAGCAGCCGCGCGCCGGGCGCCTGCCGGATCGGGGTGGACGCCCCGTACGAGACGGCCAAGGCGATCCTGCTCGACGCCGTCGCCTCCGCGAACCGCTGCCGGGCGGTGTGGAACAGTGATCTCGGCTTCTCGACGGTCGTCGGCTTCGAGCCGGACCTGGAGGCCGTGGAGCTCCTCCACACCTCGCTGCTGGTGCAGGGCACCGTGGCGATGACCAGGGCCGAGGCGGGCCAGCGGGCCGGCGGGCGCAAACGGACCAAGACCTTCCGGCAGTCCTTCCTGATGGCCTACGCCCAGCGGCTGGGCCGCCGGCTGGCCGACGGCACCGCCCGCGCCACCGCGGCGGCCGATGCCGAGGGCGCCGCGGCCGGCCCGTCCGCCGCGGCGGACCCCGGGCTGCTGCCCGTGCTGGCCGCCCGCGACATGGCGGTCACCGACACCGCCGAGCGGATGTTCCCGCAGACCACGACCACCCGGGTGCGGGGCGCCACCGACCCGGACGGCTGGATCCATGGGACGGCCGCCGCGGACCGAGCCAGGATGGGTGCGGACGCTCCGGAGATCTCCGACTGA
- a CDS encoding FUSC family protein, translating into MSWLRALKETARSGLTIERRRLEPLIAIRGAAGLALVIGVSLALFGPVVAASSAFGAFQAAIATFQRSWRPRPVLALVSGVSLGVSTFIGYVTGYRLLLFMVLLVLWTFLAGLAWAAGPTGGIIAASNVAIMLVTVTLPTSVAQAALHGAMITFGGVVQAALIVLFPVRRWGVQRDALADALAAEADYARRLRHDPVAHFDPVPLMEARSAAAVTPRQARRRPAELHGSRGVAERIRPVLASLADPAMGVPAEGPERHRVRELLAAAGSLLDAAARAIRHGDPVRLPAPAVAALKTPDTGALLTGPPLRAADRLAALLSDVIEAAEGDGTKEERAEAEEAADAIAASRGRGPAEHQRRPTLLRLVPVVLKSMRGELHRGSPILRHAIRISVVAGVGYLLGTLLPYGHGYWAPMTAVMVMRPEFSKTYERSVARFGGTIVGVFLATAIVQTAHPGVELSAAFAVVCALLMYLLMRTGYAVGQACVAAYVVFLLGMAGDDWSQTVLERVVLTLAGGLLAMVSYAVYPAWETPRLHNRLGDWLKEDGRYAAAVVDQYADPADRGHDDVRDALLRTRAARVAWQEAVATAQHEPVRHRGLSHAAADDTQHALSQLGRVAMLMEAHLPEGGATPVPEAGPLAEALRRATEQGAKAVRERRVPDWGPVREALKKWDEEERLREGGTDPVVRNGAHLLLEALEDFSRGLDGGSRPGPSDD; encoded by the coding sequence ATGAGTTGGCTCCGGGCGCTGAAGGAGACCGCCCGCTCGGGGCTGACGATCGAGCGGCGGCGCCTCGAACCGCTGATCGCGATCCGCGGCGCGGCCGGTCTGGCCCTGGTGATCGGCGTGAGCCTGGCCCTCTTCGGGCCCGTGGTCGCGGCCAGCTCCGCCTTCGGCGCCTTCCAGGCCGCCATCGCCACCTTCCAGCGCAGCTGGCGGCCGCGGCCGGTGCTCGCCCTGGTCTCCGGCGTGAGCCTCGGCGTGTCGACATTCATCGGCTATGTCACCGGCTACCGTCTCCTGCTCTTCATGGTGCTGCTGGTGCTCTGGACCTTCCTCGCCGGGCTGGCCTGGGCGGCGGGCCCGACGGGCGGCATCATCGCCGCGTCCAACGTCGCGATCATGCTGGTGACGGTCACCCTGCCCACCTCCGTCGCCCAGGCGGCCCTGCACGGGGCGATGATCACGTTCGGCGGAGTGGTCCAGGCGGCGCTGATCGTGCTGTTCCCGGTCCGTAGATGGGGCGTCCAGCGCGACGCCCTGGCCGACGCGCTGGCCGCCGAGGCGGACTACGCCCGCCGGCTGCGCCACGATCCGGTCGCCCACTTCGATCCGGTGCCGTTGATGGAGGCCCGCAGCGCGGCCGCCGTCACCCCGCGCCAGGCCCGCCGCCGCCCGGCCGAGCTGCACGGCTCACGCGGGGTCGCCGAGCGGATCAGACCGGTGCTCGCCTCGCTCGCGGACCCGGCCATGGGCGTACCGGCCGAGGGTCCGGAGCGCCACCGGGTCCGTGAGCTGCTCGCCGCCGCCGGATCGCTGCTCGACGCGGCGGCCAGGGCGATCCGGCACGGCGACCCGGTGCGGCTCCCCGCGCCCGCCGTCGCCGCGCTGAAGACCCCCGACACCGGGGCGCTGCTCACCGGTCCGCCGCTCCGTGCCGCCGACCGGCTCGCCGCCCTGCTCTCCGACGTCATCGAGGCGGCCGAGGGCGACGGCACCAAGGAGGAACGGGCCGAGGCCGAGGAGGCCGCCGACGCCATCGCGGCGAGCCGGGGCCGGGGGCCGGCGGAGCACCAGAGGCGCCCCACCCTGCTGCGGCTGGTCCCGGTCGTGCTCAAGTCGATGCGGGGCGAGCTGCACCGCGGCTCCCCGATCCTGCGGCACGCCATCCGGATCTCCGTCGTCGCGGGCGTCGGCTACCTCCTCGGCACCCTGCTGCCGTACGGCCACGGCTACTGGGCGCCGATGACGGCCGTCATGGTGATGCGGCCGGAGTTCTCCAAGACGTACGAACGCTCCGTGGCCCGCTTCGGCGGCACCATCGTGGGGGTCTTCCTCGCCACCGCGATCGTCCAGACCGCCCACCCCGGTGTGGAGCTGTCCGCCGCGTTCGCCGTGGTCTGCGCCCTGCTGATGTACCTGCTGATGCGCACCGGCTACGCGGTCGGGCAGGCCTGCGTCGCCGCGTACGTCGTCTTCCTGCTGGGCATGGCGGGCGACGACTGGTCGCAGACCGTGCTGGAACGGGTCGTCCTCACCCTCGCGGGCGGGCTCCTCGCGATGGTCTCGTACGCCGTCTACCCGGCGTGGGAGACCCCGCGGCTGCACAACCGGCTCGGCGACTGGCTGAAGGAGGACGGCCGGTACGCCGCCGCGGTCGTCGACCAGTACGCCGATCCGGCCGACCGCGGTCACGACGACGTCCGCGACGCGCTGCTGCGCACCCGTGCGGCCCGTGTCGCCTGGCAGGAGGCGGTGGCCACCGCCCAGCACGAACCGGTGCGCCACCGCGGTCTCTCGCACGCCGCCGCGGACGACACCCAGCACGCCCTCTCCCAGCTCGGCCGGGTCGCGATGCTGATGGAGGCGCACCTCCCGGAGGGCGGCGCCACCCCCGTACCGGAGGCCGGCCCGCTGGCCGAGGCGTTGCGCCGGGCCACCGAGCAGGGCGCGAAAGCGGTGCGGGAGCGGCGGGTGCCGGACTGGGGGCCGGTACGGGAGGCGCTGAAGAAGTGGGACGAGGAGGAGCGGCTGCGCGAAGGAGGGACGGACCCGGTCGTACGGAACGGGGCCCACCTCCTGCTCGAAGCCCTGGAGGATTTCTCCCGGGGCCTGGACGGCGGCTCGCGGCCCGGCCCGTCCGACGACTGA
- a CDS encoding ATP-binding cassette domain-containing protein: MTDAIVVEGVHKRYGAKRALDGLDLTVARSTVHAVLGPNGAGKTTAVRILSTLLRYDEGRVEVAGCDVRRRAGEVRRRIGLLGQHAAVDERLGGRQNLEMFGRLYHLGARRAGVRAGELLDRFGLADTGRKAVAEYSGGMRRRLDLAASLITDPEVLFLDEPTTGLDPRGRAEVWAAVRSLVGGGTTVLLTTQYLEEADQLADRISLVDGGRVAAEGTADELKAMVGGDRIDVVVRDAAQLDRAAGLLTGGAVVDRDRRLAGAPAGPRMATLARTVRVLEEAGIEAEDIAVRRPTLDEVFLSLTGRGPDDVEVAA, from the coding sequence TTGACCGACGCGATCGTCGTCGAAGGAGTGCACAAGCGATACGGCGCGAAGCGGGCCCTGGACGGGCTCGACCTCACGGTCGCCCGCTCCACGGTGCATGCGGTGCTCGGTCCCAACGGCGCGGGGAAGACCACCGCGGTCCGCATCCTGTCGACGCTGCTGCGGTACGACGAGGGCCGGGTGGAGGTGGCGGGATGCGACGTGCGCCGGCGGGCGGGCGAGGTCCGGCGCCGGATCGGGCTGCTCGGGCAGCACGCGGCGGTCGACGAGCGGCTCGGCGGCCGGCAGAACCTGGAGATGTTCGGGCGGCTGTACCACCTGGGCGCACGACGGGCGGGCGTCCGGGCGGGCGAACTGCTGGACCGGTTCGGGCTCGCGGACACCGGCCGCAAGGCGGTCGCGGAGTACAGCGGCGGTATGCGGCGGCGGCTCGATCTGGCGGCCTCGCTGATCACGGACCCGGAGGTGCTCTTCCTGGACGAGCCGACGACCGGACTCGACCCGCGCGGCCGGGCCGAGGTGTGGGCGGCCGTGCGCTCCCTGGTGGGCGGCGGCACGACCGTACTGCTGACCACCCAGTACCTGGAGGAGGCCGACCAGCTCGCGGACCGGATCTCGCTGGTCGACGGCGGACGGGTGGCCGCCGAGGGCACGGCCGACGAGCTGAAGGCGATGGTGGGCGGCGACCGGATCGACGTCGTCGTCCGCGACGCGGCGCAACTGGACCGGGCGGCAGGGCTGCTGACCGGCGGCGCGGTGGTGGACCGGGACCGGCGGCTGGCCGGCGCACCGGCCGGGCCCCGGATGGCGACGCTCGCCCGGACCGTACGGGTGCTGGAGGAGGCGGGCATCGAGGCGGAGGACATCGCGGTGCGCCGTCCGACGCTGGACGAGGTGTTCCTGTCCCTGACCGGGCGCGGGCCCGACGATGTGGAGGTGGCGGCATGA
- a CDS encoding glutamate decarboxylase: protein MPLHKDSPRSEPSAEHRRLALNPFFGEADPTAGMESAPPRHKLPDGALPPATAYRLVHDELMLDGNSRLNLATFVTTWMEPQAGVLMGECRDKNMIDKDEYPRTAELERRCVAMLADLWKAPDPSTAVGCSTTGSSEACMLAALALKRRWAVRNADRYPATARPNLVMGVNVQVCWDKFCTFWEVEPRLVPMEGDRFHLDPQAAADLCDENTIGVVGILGSTFDGSYEPIEELCAALDALQERTGLDIPVHVDGASGAMVAPFLDEDLVWDFRLPRVSSINTSGHKYGLVYPGVGWVLWRSPAELPEELVFRVNYLGGDMPTFALNFSRPGAQVVAQYYTFLRLGREGYRAVQQASRDVARGLAERIEDLGDFRLLTRGDQLPVFALTTAPEVTAYDVFDVSRRLRERGWLVPAYTFPANRQDLSVLRIVCRNGFSSDLAELLLEDLRLLLPELRGQDHPLSRDHDVATAFHH, encoded by the coding sequence ATGCCGCTGCACAAGGACTCACCCCGCAGTGAACCGTCCGCAGAGCACCGCAGGCTGGCCCTCAACCCGTTCTTCGGGGAGGCCGATCCGACAGCGGGAATGGAGTCCGCGCCACCCCGGCACAAGCTGCCGGACGGGGCGCTGCCGCCCGCCACCGCGTACCGCCTGGTGCACGACGAGCTGATGCTCGACGGCAACTCGCGGCTCAATCTCGCCACCTTCGTCACCACCTGGATGGAACCCCAGGCCGGGGTCCTGATGGGCGAGTGCCGCGACAAGAACATGATCGACAAGGACGAGTACCCGCGCACCGCCGAGCTGGAGCGGCGCTGCGTGGCGATGCTCGCCGACCTCTGGAAGGCCCCCGACCCCTCGACGGCCGTTGGCTGTTCGACGACCGGGTCCAGCGAGGCCTGCATGCTGGCCGCGCTCGCGCTCAAACGCCGCTGGGCCGTCCGGAACGCCGACCGGTACCCGGCGACCGCCCGGCCCAATCTGGTCATGGGCGTGAACGTGCAGGTCTGCTGGGACAAGTTCTGCACCTTCTGGGAGGTCGAGCCGCGCCTGGTCCCCATGGAGGGCGACCGCTTCCATCTCGACCCGCAGGCAGCCGCCGACCTCTGCGACGAGAACACCATCGGCGTGGTCGGCATCCTCGGCTCCACCTTCGACGGCTCCTACGAGCCCATCGAGGAACTGTGCGCCGCCCTCGACGCCCTCCAGGAGCGCACCGGCCTCGACATCCCCGTCCACGTGGACGGGGCGTCCGGGGCGATGGTGGCACCGTTCCTGGACGAGGACCTGGTCTGGGACTTCCGGCTCCCCCGGGTCTCCTCGATCAACACCTCGGGGCACAAGTACGGGCTGGTCTACCCGGGGGTCGGCTGGGTGCTGTGGCGCTCGCCCGCCGAGCTGCCCGAGGAACTGGTCTTCCGGGTCAACTACCTGGGCGGCGACATGCCGACCTTCGCGCTGAACTTCTCCCGGCCCGGCGCGCAGGTGGTGGCGCAGTACTACACCTTCCTGCGGCTGGGCCGGGAGGGCTACCGGGCCGTGCAGCAGGCGTCCCGGGACGTGGCCCGCGGGCTGGCCGAACGGATCGAGGACCTGGGCGACTTCCGGCTCCTCACCCGGGGGGACCAGCTGCCCGTGTTCGCGCTGACGACCGCGCCGGAGGTGACGGCGTACGACGTCTTCGACGTGTCGCGGCGGCTGCGCGAGCGCGGCTGGCTGGTGCCGGCGTACACCTTCCCCGCGAACCGGCAGGACCTGTCGGTGCTGCGGATCGTGTGCCGCAACGGCTTCTCCTCGGACCTCGCGGAGCTGCTGCTGGAGGACCTGCGGCTGCTGCTGCCCGAACTGCGCGGCCAGGACCACCCGTTGAGCCGCGACCATGACGTGGCCACGGCGTTCCACCACTAG
- a CDS encoding DUF397 domain-containing protein, with the protein MHHVYNGMAATELRGVAWQKSRHSNSQGSCVEFAKLPDGDVAMRNSRHPDGPALVYTPAEIEALLLGVKDGEFDHLIAEG; encoded by the coding sequence GTGCACCACGTGTACAACGGCATGGCGGCGACAGAGCTCCGCGGAGTCGCCTGGCAGAAGAGCAGACACAGCAACTCCCAAGGATCCTGCGTGGAGTTCGCGAAACTGCCCGACGGGGATGTGGCGATGCGCAATTCGCGGCATCCCGACGGGCCGGCGCTGGTCTATACGCCGGCCGAGATAGAGGCGCTGCTGCTCGGCGTCAAGGACGGGGAGTTCGACCACCTCATAGCGGAGGGCTGA
- a CDS encoding helix-turn-helix domain-containing protein, with the protein MGRVGPVAAGESSGSVVRRILLGSQLRRLRDSRGITREAAGYSIRASESKISRMELGRVSFKARDVEDLLTLYGVTDEVERDSLLGLAREANVAGWWHSFGDVLPGWFQTYIGLEGAASLIRIYEVQFVHGLLQTEGYAHAVVSRGMRGAPAAEIDRRVALRLERQKALVAERAPRFHAVLDEAALRRPYGGREVMREQLRHLIEMSEQPNVTLQVMPFSFGGHAGESGSFTMLRFPESDLSDIVYLEQLTSALYLDKAEEVAQYEKAMVRLHADSPGPEESRDLLRGLLQLS; encoded by the coding sequence ATGGGGAGGGTTGGACCAGTGGCGGCAGGCGAGTCGAGTGGATCCGTGGTGCGGCGCATCCTGCTGGGCTCACAGCTCAGACGGCTGCGTGACTCGCGCGGTATCACCCGTGAGGCGGCCGGCTACTCCATCCGGGCTTCCGAATCGAAGATCAGCCGCATGGAGTTGGGACGGGTGAGCTTCAAGGCCAGGGACGTCGAGGACCTGCTCACGCTCTACGGCGTCACGGACGAGGTGGAGCGCGACTCCCTGCTCGGCCTGGCCCGTGAGGCCAACGTGGCAGGCTGGTGGCACAGTTTCGGCGATGTGCTGCCCGGCTGGTTCCAGACGTACATCGGTCTGGAAGGGGCGGCCTCGCTCATCCGGATCTACGAAGTCCAGTTCGTTCACGGTCTGTTGCAGACCGAGGGCTACGCCCACGCGGTCGTCTCCCGGGGGATGCGCGGCGCCCCCGCTGCCGAGATCGACCGCCGGGTCGCGCTGCGGCTGGAGCGGCAGAAGGCCCTCGTCGCCGAGCGCGCCCCCCGCTTCCATGCCGTGCTGGACGAGGCGGCGCTGCGCCGTCCGTACGGCGGGCGCGAGGTGATGCGCGAGCAATTGCGGCATCTGATCGAAATGTCGGAACAGCCGAACGTCACTCTCCAGGTGATGCCCTTCAGTTTCGGCGGACATGCGGGGGAGAGCGGCTCCTTCACGATGCTGCGATTCCCGGAATCCGATCTGTCGGACATTGTCTATTTGGAGCAGCTGACAAGTGCGCTCTATCTGGACAAGGCCGAAGAAGTCGCCCAGTACGAAAAGGCGATGGTGCGGCTCCACGCGGACAGCCCGGGTCCCGAGGAGAGCCGGGATCTGCTGCGGGGACTTCTCCAACTCTCCTGA
- a CDS encoding aldehyde dehydrogenase family protein has product MSFFRELADQYIDGEWRTGTGSWDIIDFNPYNGEKLAAITIATVEEVDRAYRAAERAQRAWATTSPYERARVMERALRITEELADEIVEAVIDELGGIRSKAWYELRAAQEFLREAAHQALHPGGRILASPLDGKENRLYRQPVGVVGVISAFNFPFLVTMKSAAPALALGNAVVVKPNQNAPVAGGGLVAKIFHDAGLPAGLLNVLVTDIAEIGDAFIEHPVPKVISFAGSDRVGRHVGATAGALFKRTILELSGNSALVVLDDADIDYAVDAAVFSRFVYQGQVCMAANRILVDRAVAPEFTEKFTARVAALRTGDPRDPDTQIGPVINTFQADALTALVDQAVAEGATALVRGRTRGNLVEPTVLTGLAADSPLLSQEIFGPVALLVTFDGEEEAVRMTNDSPYGLSGAVHTADAERGVRFARRIRSGMFHVNDATVQDDPLVAFGGEKKSGTGRLNGEATVDAFTTQKWISIQHGRSVFPL; this is encoded by the coding sequence ATGTCATTCTTCCGCGAGCTGGCCGACCAGTACATCGACGGTGAATGGCGCACCGGCACCGGCTCGTGGGACATCATCGATTTCAATCCCTACAACGGGGAAAAGCTCGCCGCGATCACCATCGCCACCGTCGAAGAGGTCGACCGCGCCTACCGCGCGGCCGAGCGCGCACAGCGGGCCTGGGCCACCACGAGTCCGTACGAGCGCGCCCGGGTCATGGAACGGGCCCTGCGCATCACCGAGGAGCTGGCCGACGAGATCGTCGAGGCCGTCATCGACGAACTGGGCGGCATCCGGTCCAAGGCGTGGTACGAACTCCGCGCCGCCCAGGAGTTCCTGCGCGAGGCCGCCCATCAGGCGCTGCACCCCGGCGGCCGGATCCTGGCCTCCCCGCTGGACGGCAAGGAGAACCGGCTCTACCGGCAGCCCGTCGGGGTCGTCGGCGTCATCAGCGCCTTCAACTTCCCCTTCCTGGTGACGATGAAGTCGGCCGCGCCGGCCCTGGCGCTCGGCAACGCGGTCGTCGTCAAGCCCAACCAGAACGCCCCGGTGGCCGGCGGCGGGCTGGTCGCCAAGATCTTCCACGACGCGGGACTGCCGGCCGGGCTGCTCAACGTCCTGGTCACCGACATAGCCGAGATAGGCGACGCGTTCATAGAGCACCCCGTCCCCAAGGTGATCTCCTTCGCCGGATCGGACCGGGTCGGCCGCCATGTCGGTGCGACTGCGGGCGCGCTCTTCAAGCGCACCATTCTCGAACTCAGCGGCAACAGCGCCCTGGTGGTGCTCGACGACGCGGACATCGACTACGCGGTCGACGCCGCGGTCTTCAGCCGCTTCGTCTACCAGGGCCAGGTCTGCATGGCCGCCAACCGGATACTGGTGGACCGCGCCGTCGCGCCCGAGTTCACCGAGAAGTTCACCGCACGAGTGGCAGCGCTGCGGACCGGGGACCCGCGCGACCCCGACACCCAGATCGGCCCGGTCATCAACACCTTCCAGGCGGACGCCCTGACCGCCCTGGTCGACCAGGCGGTCGCCGAGGGGGCCACGGCACTGGTCCGGGGCCGCACCCGCGGCAATCTCGTCGAGCCCACCGTGCTCACCGGGCTCGCGGCCGACTCCCCGCTGCTCTCCCAGGAGATCTTCGGCCCGGTGGCGCTGCTGGTCACGTTCGACGGCGAGGAGGAGGCCGTACGGATGACCAACGACAGCCCGTACGGGCTCAGCGGCGCCGTGCACACCGCGGACGCCGAACGCGGGGTGCGGTTCGCCCGGCGCATTCGCAGCGGGATGTTCCACGTCAACGACGCCACCGTCCAGGATGATCCGCTGGTCGCCTTCGGTGGCGAGAAGAAGTCCGGGACGGGCCGGCTGAACGGCGAGGCGACGGTGGACGCCTTCACCACCCAGAAGTGGATATCGATCCAGCACGGCCGGAGCGTTTTCCCGCTCTGA
- a CDS encoding PadR family transcriptional regulator, producing MSAIRLLVLCAVRQHGRAHGYQIRNDLEYWGAHEWSSAKPGSIYHALKQMAKQGVLLAHEVAPSTAGGPPRTEYEITEQGDEEYFTLLRAALTSYDQKLDVLSAGLGGIVDLERSEAVSLLKERVAGLARWRTSVTEYYTPQAGPESIGHIGEIMNMWVHSADAGADWTRGLIARIEGGAYTFAGEGDPFVGVLAEGEENPYATGVADPGDAH from the coding sequence ATGTCCGCGATCCGGCTGCTGGTCCTCTGTGCCGTGCGCCAGCACGGCCGGGCGCACGGCTATCAGATCCGCAACGACCTGGAGTACTGGGGCGCCCACGAGTGGTCCAGCGCCAAGCCGGGATCGATCTACCACGCACTGAAGCAGATGGCGAAGCAGGGCGTACTGCTCGCCCACGAGGTCGCTCCGAGCACGGCCGGCGGCCCGCCGCGTACCGAGTACGAGATCACCGAGCAGGGCGACGAGGAGTACTTCACGCTGCTGCGCGCGGCGCTGACCTCGTACGACCAGAAGCTGGACGTGCTGTCGGCGGGTCTGGGCGGCATCGTCGACCTGGAGCGGTCCGAGGCGGTGTCCCTGCTCAAGGAGCGGGTGGCGGGTCTGGCCAGGTGGCGGACGTCGGTCACCGAGTACTACACGCCGCAGGCGGGCCCCGAGTCGATCGGCCACATCGGCGAGATCATGAACATGTGGGTGCACTCGGCGGACGCGGGAGCCGACTGGACGCGTGGGCTGATCGCCCGGATCGAGGGCGGGGCGTACACCTTCGCGGGTGAGGGCGATCCGTTCGTCGGGGTGCTCGCCGAGGGCGAGGAGAACCCGTACGCGACCGGGGTCGCCGATCCCGGGGACGCTCACTAA
- a CDS encoding ATP-binding protein — protein sequence MLEPLRQGLPPIDPSAVSGSATCTLPARYEAVGGARQFTRSTLTGWGLHERFDDVALVVSELVTNALRHALPADIPREPQDPPVRLHLMRWTSRLVCAVRDPSQASPVASEAADCAESGRGLFLVESFSDCWGWHHSPVLGTEGTSGAALRGKVVWALFRLSDPA from the coding sequence ATGCTCGAGCCGTTACGGCAGGGGCTTCCCCCCATCGATCCCTCTGCCGTCTCCGGATCAGCCACCTGTACGCTGCCCGCCCGCTACGAGGCCGTCGGCGGGGCCAGGCAGTTCACCCGGTCGACCCTGACCGGCTGGGGTCTGCACGAGCGGTTCGACGATGTCGCGCTGGTCGTCTCCGAGTTGGTCACCAACGCCCTGCGGCACGCGCTGCCCGCCGACATCCCGCGCGAACCGCAGGACCCGCCCGTGCGGCTGCATCTGATGCGCTGGACCTCGCGGCTGGTGTGCGCGGTACGCGACCCGAGCCAGGCGAGCCCGGTGGCGTCCGAGGCCGCCGACTGCGCGGAGTCGGGCCGCGGCCTCTTCCTCGTGGAGTCCTTCAGCGACTGCTGGGGCTGGCACCACTCACCCGTACTGGGTACGGAGGGCACCTCCGGCGCGGCGCTTCGCGGGAAGGTCGTCTGGGCGCTTTTCCGGCTGTCCGACCCGGCGTGA